From Kitasatospora sp. NBC_00374:
TTCCACGTCTCCGTTCACCGTGGTGGCCTCGACCCGGCGGTAGTTGCCGTCGAGTTCGAGGTGGGCGCCGCCGTCGCTGGTGAAGGCGATCTCGCTGCCGGGCGGCAGCTGGACATCGACCTGGATGTGGCCGCTGCGCCCGCCGGACGGGCCGTGCCCGACGAGGACCTGGCCGTCGGCCACGATGGTGCGTTTTCCGGTGCGTGAGCGGCCGATGTGCATGTCCCTGACGGAGCCTGCGATGTGCACGTTGCCGGAGTCGCGCTGGACGAAGGTGGCGCCGTTGACGGTGTCCACCGTGCCGTGGATGACGGAGTTGACGACCGTGTTGCCGCCGCCGAAGTAGACGGCGGACGTCGTGGCGTTCTCCGTGGCCGGGACCGTCACCTGCAGGGTGCGGTTGGCCTGGATGGCGCTGGCGGCGGTCACGGCCTCGGCGGCCTCTCCGTTGTTGTCCTCGGTGCGCACGCTCACCGTGGCCCGGGTGACGGCGGAGTTGCTGGTGACCTTGACCGTGCCGTGCGTGATGCCGATCTGGAAGCGGATCGGGCCGTCGGTCTCAGCGGTGAACGAGTTCGTGGTGGGCATGCGTGCTTCCCTCGGGTTGCGCCCCGGCTGAGCCGGGGTGGGGGTTCCTGCGGGCGGGGGTCGCCGAGGCCCCTCGGCGGAACGGACGGCCAGGTAGTCGGCGCCGTGGTCAGGGAGTCGGGTAGCCGATCTCGGCCGGGTGGACGCCGTCCCGCACCGCGGGGGCGTCGGCGCGCATGAAGCCGGACAGGTGGCACGCCGGTTTCGGTTCACGGACGGGATGCCGCTGCGGAGCGGAGGCGGTCAGCGGCGGCGCGGTTCGCGTCGGCCGCCGCCTGGTGGTCGGCTGGGGGGCGGGCCCGGCCGGGCCCGCCCGGTCTGACGGTCTCCGTGGTGCCCGATCAGGTGACGATCAGGTGGGCGGGGTGGCGGCCCCCCATGTGGGAGAGGCAGGGCTCGCACTCCTCACCGGGGGCGAGGTGGGCGTGCACCCGGCGGCTGTCATACGCGTGCTCCCAGCACTGGCGGCACTCGCCCCGGGGCGGGCTCGCTGCCTTCTCCGGGTTGCTGCCGCCGACGGTGAGTGCCTCGCCCAGGGCGTCGATCCAGCTCATCGAGGTTTCCTTCTGCGATCGGTGTGGGGCCGGCCCCGGTCGGGGCGGCCCCGGTGGTGCGGGTCGGCGGTTCCGGTGGTCCGGTGCCCGACATCTCAAGTATGCCAACTTTGAGTTGGCCATTCAAGACTTGGCCAACTCAAAATTGGCATGTGGCGCTTCGGCGGCCGCGCCGGGCGCGCGAGCTTGAGCGCTGGGTGCCGCGGCAGTCCGCAGAAGCACCGACCGGGATCAGGTAGAGCTACTCCGAGGGGCGCGGGCCGCTTGCGTCCGCCCGCACGGGGAGCGCTGCGCCTTCCCAGTCCGTGGCGTGGACGTACCGCAGCCAAGCCCTGGCCTCCCATTCGTCGCAGCCCGCGAGGCCGTACAGCGCCCGCAGCCGGTTGATCGAGCCGACGCACTCGGCCGCTCCACGCGGGTCGTCCCCGTCCCGCAGGCAGGCGATATCAAGAACGACGGCCTCGCAGAGCAAGTAGCGGCGCTCCAGGGCGCCGAGGCGCCCGGCGCGGACGCCGTCTCGGTCGTCTCCGACCGGTTCGCCGACGGCCTGGCGCCAGGCGTGATAGGCCCGGGCGGTCTCCTTGAGCAGTTGGCCGAGCGAGGGCACGGCACCGTAGGCGGCGAGGACCTCGTCATCGCCGGCGCCGACGGGTCCCGGTGAGCAGGACACCGCCGGCTCGTAGCGGACGGGCCCGTAGAGGCTGTCCACG
This genomic window contains:
- a CDS encoding pRL2-8 translates to MSWIDALGEALTVGGSNPEKAASPPRGECRQCWEHAYDSRRVHAHLAPGEECEPCLSHMGGRHPAHLIVT
- a CDS encoding DUF4097 family beta strand repeat-containing protein yields the protein MPTTNSFTAETDGPIRFQIGITHGTVKVTSNSAVTRATVSVRTEDNNGEAAEAVTAASAIQANRTLQVTVPATENATTSAVYFGGGNTVVNSVIHGTVDTVNGATFVQRDSGNVHIAGSVRDMHIGRSRTGKRTIVADGQVLVGHGPSGGRSGHIQVDVQLPPGSEIAFTSDGGAHLELDGNYRRVEATTVNGDVEGRDSDIGTATIRTTSGDVTLDRLRQGGLLKSVNGDLKIREYAGATLTISTVNGDIKVTAADRTTPGDVTLKTVNGDITTKRVRGNPYLRLSVGTVHGDINHR